A part of Rhopalosiphum maidis isolate BTI-1 chromosome 3, ASM367621v3, whole genome shotgun sequence genomic DNA contains:
- the LOC113557788 gene encoding uncharacterized protein LOC113557788, which translates to MAKRGKYGKWSEEDLQHAIRAYSNNIYGLNQCQRVYGVPKATIKRHSDNKNIFVNGQKKFGTPTTFKIDMEKELVSHILALDSLFFGYTITDIRKLAYDIAEKYSLNHKFNKEKKIAGKKWFYLFMKRNPNIVLRQPEATSMARAKGFNKENVMSFFDLLEKIVDQNKLTANRVFNVDESGFTTVQKKPQKVISQKGKRYVGSITSGERGINTTIVCCTNAAGFYIPPMIIFKRKRKAPELEIGAPSGSIVEISDTGYINSELFVSWLKHFHSCVKSTIDEPVLLLLDGHTTHSKNLEALLFAKEHGIILLQLPGHTTHRLQPLDVAFFKPLGLYYIQTQEKWLRQTYGKTISQYQVTGLLNEAYGRAATIGTAENGFRGSGIWPVNRHLFEDHHFIVSNNLNRSPTPNENVSEDMENDQVYLNSKTNDMEENKNITVTDKTINRSTFLKVIEEISPIPKTQRDTNAKPKKSAQKAIVLTSSPYKNLLESTKIDGVKTKNKKIEKSKELEKKKILNEQGSHHKKKKLKNIPSTSKNVGNVSWYCPLCQEEKIIDMVMCKKCSIWFHEECLGLNRGDTFEECHWCTEKSDQ; encoded by the exons atgGCTAAACGTGGAAAATATGGAAAATGGTCAGAAGAAGACCTACAACATGCTATCAGAGCATATAGTAACAACATTTATGGTCTCAATCAGTGCCAAAGAGTATATGGTGTTCCAAAAGCTACAATTAAGAGGCACTccgacaataaaaatatatttgttaatggACAGAAAAAATTTGGTACACCAACTACGTTTAAAATAGACATGGAAAAAGAATTGGTTAGTCATATTTTAGCTTTAGACTCCTTATTTTTTGGATATACTATTACTGATATAAGAAAATTAGCATACGATATAGCAGAAAAGTATTCTCTAaatcacaaatttaataaagagAAGAAAATAGCAggtaaaaaatggttttatttgtttatgaaaCGAAATCCAAATATAGTACTCAGACAACCTGAAGCAACATCGATGGCTAGAGCCAAAGGGTTTAACAAAGAAAATGTTATGAGCTTTTTTGACTTATTGGAAAAAATTGtagatcaaaataaattaactgctAATAGAGTTTTTAACGTTGATGAGTCAGGGTTTACAACAGTACAGAAGAAACCACAAAAAGTTATCTCTCAAAAAGGCAAACGTTATGTTGGGTCCATAACTAGTGGAGAAAGGGGTATTAATACCACTATTGTTTGCTGCACAAATGCTGCTGGATTTTATATTCCAcccatgataatttttaaaaggaaaCGTAAAGCGCCAGAATTAGAAATTGGTGCACCTTCAGGTAGTATAGTTGAGATTTCTGACACTGGATACATTAATTCTGAACTATTTGTATCTtggttaaaacattttcattcaTGTGTAAAATCTACAATTGATGAgccagttttattattattggatggACACACAACACACAGCAAAAATTTGGAGGCATTATTATTTGCTAAGGAACATGGTATCATTTTATTGCAACTACCTGGGCACACCACTCATCGTTTACAACCTCTCGACGTTGCATTTTTCAAACCATTGGGATTATACTACATACAAACTCAAGAAAAGTGGTTAAGACAGACTTATGGTAAAACTATTTCTCAATACCAGGTTACAGGTTTGTTAAATGAAGCGTATGGTCGTGCAGCAACAATAGGTACAGCTGAAAATGGTTTCCGAGGCTCTGGAATTTGGCCAGTAAATAGACATTTATTTGAAGATcatcattttattgtttcaaataatttaaatagatctCCTACTCCTAATGAGAATGTAAGTGAAGACATGGAAAATGATCAAGTGTATTTAAACAGTAAAACAAATGATAtggaagaaaataaaaatattactgtcactgataaaactataaataggtCTACATTTTTGAAAGTTATTGAAGAAATCTCACCTATACCCAAAACTCAAAGAGATACTAAtgcaaaaccaaaaaaatctgCACAAAAGGCAATTGTTTTAACAAGCAGTCCCTATAAAAACTTACTAGAAAGCA CAAAAATTGATGGtgttaaaaccaaaaataaaaaaattgaaaaatctaaGGAATTAGAAAAGAAAAAGATACTGAATGAACAAGGAAGTCatcataaaaagaaaaaattgaaaaatataccatCTACATCAAAAAATGTTGGTAATGTTAGTTGGTACTGTCCTCTCTGTCaggaagaaaaaataattgatatggtCATGtgcaaaaaatgttcaatatggTTTCATGAAGAGTGTTTAGGATTGAATCGTGGTGACACATTTGAAGAGTGTCATTGGTGTACTGAAAAAAGTGACCAGTAA